A genomic segment from Nitrospira sp. encodes:
- a CDS encoding Anaerobic nitric oxide reductase flavorubredoxin, translated as MTDRARVTEIAPDHFMISIYVPDFNLRFNHFLIKDEEPLLFHTGMKQMFPLMRDAIARILDPVTIRWISFSHFEADECGALNEWLTLAPQAQPACGLVGALVSVNDFAIRPARILAQDDLLKTGRYRFRFRPTPHVPHNWEAGLLFEEATRTLLCSDLFTHEGDVEAVIESDVVERAKCSLIEGQKGPFANPYPYTPTTDRILRDLAALQPKQLALMHGSSFSGDGEQAVRDLATVMREVLGASG; from the coding sequence ATGACGGACAGAGCCAGGGTGACGGAAATCGCTCCGGACCATTTTATGATTTCGATCTACGTACCGGATTTCAATCTCCGGTTCAATCACTTCCTGATCAAGGACGAAGAACCACTGCTCTTTCACACGGGTATGAAGCAGATGTTCCCGCTGATGCGGGATGCGATCGCACGTATCCTCGATCCTGTGACCATTCGATGGATTTCGTTCAGCCATTTCGAAGCCGACGAATGCGGCGCGCTCAATGAGTGGCTGACCTTGGCGCCGCAAGCGCAACCGGCCTGCGGCTTGGTCGGCGCGCTGGTCAGCGTCAACGACTTCGCGATTCGTCCGGCCCGCATCCTGGCGCAGGATGACCTGTTGAAAACCGGCCGGTACCGTTTCCGGTTCCGGCCCACGCCGCATGTGCCGCACAACTGGGAAGCCGGTCTGCTGTTCGAGGAAGCCACGCGTACCTTGCTCTGTTCGGACCTGTTCACCCATGAGGGAGATGTCGAGGCGGTCATCGAATCGGATGTGGTCGAGCGCGCCAAATGCTCGTTGATCGAAGGACAGAAGGGGCCATTCGCCAACCCCTACCCCTACACGCCGACGACCGACCGAATCCTGCGCGACTTGGCCGCCTTGCAGCCAAAACAGTTGGCGCTCATGCACGGCTCATCGTTCAGCGGTGATGGTGAACAGGCAGTGCGTGACTTGGCGACCGTTATGCGGGAGGTTCTGGGGGCGAGTGGTTGA
- a CDS encoding Transcriptional regulator, AcrR family: MKQVTLELRDQLLDAAEAVVVRQGIANLTLDAVAAEAGRSKGGLLHHFPTKDRLVEALVSRSAEGWRSCYMGAYDRTAEGPGRMARALLHHCLSNAECWTEELRRSTSAVFAALAQNPTLIDPMRAVYADLHRRIAEDGLPTGVGEAVAAAIDGLWLDWVLGLAPLDQARVARVRLALEDMLARVTPIRRPLKVKVAAGKRSGGRP, encoded by the coding sequence ATGAAACAGGTCACTCTCGAACTACGAGACCAGTTGCTCGATGCCGCTGAAGCCGTGGTCGTGCGCCAGGGTATCGCAAACCTGACGCTCGATGCCGTCGCCGCCGAGGCAGGCAGGAGCAAGGGTGGCCTGTTGCATCATTTTCCGACGAAAGACCGGCTCGTCGAAGCGCTGGTCTCACGCAGCGCGGAAGGCTGGCGGTCCTGTTACATGGGCGCGTATGACCGGACTGCGGAAGGGCCCGGGCGCATGGCGCGCGCGCTCTTGCACCACTGCCTCTCGAATGCCGAATGCTGGACTGAGGAGCTGCGGCGCAGTACCTCTGCGGTATTCGCGGCCCTCGCGCAAAACCCCACGCTCATCGATCCCATGCGTGCCGTCTATGCCGACCTTCACCGTCGCATTGCGGAAGACGGGTTACCGACGGGTGTCGGTGAGGCGGTGGCCGCCGCGATCGACGGGCTCTGGCTCGACTGGGTTTTAGGGCTTGCCCCGCTCGACCAGGCGCGTGTCGCCCGCGTGCGCCTGGCGTTGGAAGACATGCTTGCCCGCGTGACACCGATTCGCCGGCCACTCAAAGTCAAGGTCGCCGCCGGGAAACGTTCTGGAGGTCGCCCATGA
- a CDS encoding efflux RND transporter periplasmic adaptor subunit, producing the protein MKRRSWIGSVLLLGLVVACGVLLAAWKQSALRNNEAASVNQPEPMEVVTAAIAKQLEHRPTTTSIGTVLALRSITLRNELAGTVKQARLTPGHIVDAGALLVMLDVSVEEAELKAQEAQALLAKTVLARRQHLSKDLATAEEEVDRARADLQVAMAQIARTKAIIARKTIRAPFRARVGLADVHPGQYLNEGTQLTTLQGVDEAVHVDFTVAQQVAAGLRVDDTVEVLTAGGSAPIMAKIVALDARVDPTTRNALVRARIERRTDAPAPGASVRVQVPVGAVHKAVTVPASAVRKGPGGDQVFVLMSGEDGKTRAYLRPVGSGAILGDEAVILTGLSAGERVAASGAFKLRDAVLVAIAGAPEARQDQALKQP; encoded by the coding sequence ATGAAGCGTCGAAGCTGGATCGGATCCGTTCTGTTGCTCGGCTTGGTCGTCGCTTGTGGTGTCTTGTTGGCTGCCTGGAAGCAATCGGCTCTACGGAACAACGAAGCGGCTTCCGTCAACCAGCCCGAGCCGATGGAGGTCGTGACGGCGGCGATCGCCAAACAACTCGAACACCGCCCCACCACCACGTCGATCGGAACGGTCCTGGCATTGCGTTCGATCACCTTGCGCAACGAACTGGCCGGCACCGTCAAGCAGGCCCGACTCACGCCGGGCCACATCGTCGATGCCGGCGCGCTGCTCGTGATGCTCGACGTGTCCGTCGAAGAGGCAGAATTGAAGGCGCAGGAGGCACAGGCTCTCCTGGCGAAGACGGTGCTCGCTCGCAGGCAACACCTCAGCAAGGACTTGGCTACGGCGGAAGAGGAAGTGGATCGGGCCCGCGCGGATCTCCAGGTCGCGATGGCCCAGATTGCGCGCACGAAGGCGATCATCGCCCGTAAAACGATCCGCGCGCCGTTCCGTGCCAGAGTGGGTCTGGCGGACGTCCATCCCGGTCAGTACCTGAACGAGGGCACCCAGCTCACGACGTTGCAGGGCGTCGACGAAGCCGTGCATGTGGATTTCACCGTCGCACAACAGGTTGCCGCGGGGTTGCGGGTGGACGACACCGTCGAGGTGTTGACCGCCGGCGGGTCTGCTCCGATCATGGCCAAGATCGTCGCGCTCGATGCTCGCGTCGATCCGACGACCCGCAATGCCTTGGTGCGCGCGCGGATCGAGCGCAGGACCGATGCCCCGGCGCCCGGTGCGTCCGTCCGGGTCCAGGTCCCGGTCGGTGCGGTACACAAGGCCGTGACCGTTCCCGCGAGCGCGGTGCGCAAGGGGCCCGGTGGCGATCAGGTCTTCGTGCTCATGTCCGGTGAGGACGGCAAGACCAGGGCATACCTCCGTCCGGTCGGGAGCGGGGCAATCCTCGGCGACGAGGCCGTGATCCTCACGGGGTTGTCCGCCGGAGAGCGGGTGGCCGCTTCCGGAGCCTTCAAATTGCGCGATGCGGTACTCGTGGCGATCGCCGGCGCCCCCGAGGCCCGGCAGGATCAGGCGCTCAAGCAACCCTAA